The nucleotide sequence ACTCACCCATTATGGAACCTTCAGCAGCAAAGCTCGCCGCCACCTGCAATTCCACGGTTATATATTAACGGCTTCTACTACATGCTTGCATTTGCGAATACTATTTGCATTGTACTAGAAAACCAGTTCACCTGGTTCTTTGCTTCTTTCAAATCTGCCATGTTTAATGGCCTTAGAATGATCTCCTTGTCTTTTTGTTTTATCTTTGAAGGATCTAGTGGACTGCCTCCTTTTTCCAGTTTCATCTTCTCCTGGAGATATTCGAGTGTTAGCTTCAGAAATTTGACAGGTTTTTTCATGGATACAATGCTTAGTATGGTGGTGATGAGATTACCAGTTCCTTCTTCCTTTCCTTCTGTATCAGTTCCCTCACAGGGCGATATGCCGCCGTTGTGCAAAGGTTCTGTGCAGAGCAAACTGAGTTAGCCAAGAAGTGTTTTAAGTGGAGAAAGATTCATGTCTCATGATACTAACCTTGAGATCACTGCCAGTGTATCCTTCAGTCATGGTTGCTAGTTCCTTATAATCTAGTCCTTCATCAACTTTCTCCTTCGACAGAAGCCTCTTCATAATCATTTCCCGATTTTGCACTGATGGTAAGCCGACCATGATTCTATGAAACCAAAGGAGCATGTGCTTCAGGCAAAATGGTAGACAAAAAACAACGCTAGGGATTGATTTCAAGGAAGGGGTGCCAACCTGCGCTCAAACCTTCTGATGATAGCCTCGTCAAGATCAAAAGGACGGTTGGTCGCAGCAAGAACAAGAATTTTTTGATCTGGTCTTGACAGGAGACCATCCCAGTGTGTCATAAACTCATTCTTAATCTTCCTCATTGCCTCATGCTCTCCAGCTCTGTTTCGCTGCCCAAGCATGCTATCAACCTCATCGACGAAAATGATAGTGGGCGATACTTTAGCAGCTAAAGTGAACAATGCTCTAACATTCTTTTCGTCTTCACCAAACCACTTTGATGTGATAGTCGACATCGATACGTTTATGAAACTTGCTTGAGCTTCATTTGCAATAGCCTTGGCTAGCATCGTCTTGCCAGTTCCAGGAGGACCAAAGAGTAATATACCTCTACAGGGCTTAAGAAGACCCCCCTTGAAGAGATCTGGCCGTCGGAGGGGTAGCATGACAAGCTCTTGAAGGGATTCTTTGATATCTTCCAATGCACCGATATCATCAAATGAGACTCCAATTTCATTCGCGGGTATCACTTCTGGTCTGATGCGCTTTTCAAACTCATTATCCGGGGGCACTTCCTAAACGCAATAAAAAAGGAATTGCAGATGGGTAAATTAGTTTCCTGGAACCTGCACCAAGTAACATTAAAGTGGCCAATAGTTATCTTACTGGTAATTTTGCAGGTGGAAGTGGATTCTCTGGTTTCTTTGGTTCTGTTTTGCTCTCAGGAGGAGGAGCTGGAGTAGCGGCAGCAGGAGCTGCTGGTGGCAGCAAAGTTGCAGGTTTTGTTTCCAATTTTGCAGCAGTCGGAGCAATTCCCTTTTCAGCAATCTATGTAGTTGAGGCATGTCATTGTTTATAATTGTTAATTCTAAACTTTCTATAGAATTGGATGCCTATGCTAGAAATCAAGCCGCCTCGTTGGAAAAACAATAAATAGGTACTCCCCCCGTTCTAAAATACAGCGCATGTAGATTTTTGTTTCAAAAGTAagctttgtgaagtttgaccaactttatagggaaAGCTATGTACATCTATAATACCAAATAAACATTGCATTTATTTGATATTAATGTTGATTTTCCccatataaacttggtcaaactttacgaagtttgacttttGAATAATCTACATGCATTATATTTTGGAACCAAGGGAGTACAAAGGAATTAAATAGTGGAATCTCTTAGGAATAAGACCAATTCTTTTTCAGTCACCTAGAAGTGTAAAAACAATAAAAAGAAACAAACCTTTCGAGCGTCAGTATGTCTTTCCAACTTCATGGTGTCCTTATCGCACACCTTGTTCTCTTGAAAAATTTCCAATGCATGGGACAAGCTGCACAATTGAAGAGTCATAAACCAAGGCAGAGATGATGAAGCCAACAGACAACTATACCAAAATGCAATTACCTTTTAGCAGATAGAATTAGTTTTCCATTCCGGTACTCTGGGTCTTTATGATTCATCAAGTGGTAAGAAACTGCAGATACCACAATCTCCTCAATATACTTACTGAGGCCCATTGTATCGGATAGACATATTGAGCCTAAATCAAGACACTCGAGATCATTCTCTGCAAGGACTTCCGTGATATGGTTCCGATTATCTTGAAACTGAATAATCTTCATATCTTCTTCTAACTGGGAGTTCCAGCTTACAAGGCAATTCTCATTTTTGGGCGGCTTGATGTCTATGTTATATGGGAATAAAGCAGATAGCCTGTCATCCAGCTCATCATCATCAAAGTCCATATCCACAATCCTTGAACCGAGAAGTAGCACTGGCCCTTCAAGCTTGGCCAGTAGTTTCTCAAATAAAAGAAACATTTTGGGGGACTTCTGAAGAAACTTCTCGACATCTCTTATGTAGAGGACAATTGGGCTCTTCTTAGATACTTTATGCAGAACCTTGTATAACGCTTGCACCAGCATTTTCTCATCAAAAGTCCAGCTACTAGAACGTCTGAGAGGAGCTGCAGTGTTtgttgcaaaaaaataaaataatgcaTAGTGTGAAGCAGCAGCGCAACAAGAAATAGTGAAGTTAATGTCTACAGCACGAGAAGCAGTGGAAGTGCGGAACAAACATGGCAAAATGATACAGCTCATATTTTCTTCTCTGTTCATTTTGATTCCAACTTTGTGCATGAGATAAGTGTTATCTGAAGGGAACTAGACATGCAAGCATGTGTGTCCATACCTTCCAAGTAAAACTGTTGAGTGTGTAGGATAACGTGAACACTGAGGTACATCGACAGAAAGAACATAAACAAACTACTTCTCGTCGATTTGTGCATCACTTCCATTGTGGCAATAGTTGCATTTAGATCTAATTCACTACCTTGCAAGTCGGAAATTAATAACAGATCACCATTTGACATGCAAGTAAACAGCATAATGAGGAAATGCTCAAATACACACAAGGCATACATACATGAAAACTAATAGTTTCCTCAGGGTCACGAAATTTATTTTGTGCCACTGCAAGTCTTTCAAAAGGACATGCTATGACCTGAATTGCTTGGAGGGCCTTGCGATGCCAGGCTACTCATATCGGATGAAGTAGATGCATTTCTTCTGAGCCTGGGCATGCTGTTTGTACTTTCAGAGCTCCTGTAAATTTTATAAGGAAATAAGTAAATGCTTTTTGTTTCTGTAATGGGTCCACTATAGTGAAATTTTCTCACACCTTAATTTCATGTCGGTCATACTGCTTTGTCTACGCATACCTCCTGCAACATAAAATGAAAGTACATCAATGAATATACAGATACAAATTCTGCAAGTAGATACACACAATGGGAATCATGTTCTACAGTGCATGCATGCAACTGAATTTAGTTATGCCCAAGAGCGAGTATTGATATTCCTTCACAGCATTCAGTCTAAATGAAGGCCAAGTTAGGTAAAGTCAGTATAGTGGTCAATGCTTTATTCGCAGGAACTGCACTGGGTGGGAAACTTCATTTATGTTTTTTAAGATAAAACATGAAGTTCATTTATTTTTCAAGTAAATTCAGGAACTTAATTTATTCTATCAGTTCCACAGATCTTCTGATTGTCTAGTACTCTGTTGTTTGAGTACTTGTTTTATTAATCAAATGAATTCAAATGCACACGACATACATAGTGTCAATATATGAGAAAAAGGCATACACCCTCTTTTTCTTCTATGAGTAAGAATGGACTCATGATTTGAGGCTTCTAGTGTGTGTGAATCACTAAATCAGTGTAATATTGATATGAAAATACATGTTCCATCCAGTTTGCATAAATAGGATTGTACATGGATGTTCTCACCAACTGCTAATCACTGACCTGAGTTGAACATATTTAGATAAAAACTGAAGTAGGTTACTACCACTACAGAAGACCGAATACAAACTAAATGCTGAAGCATCACCTCTGGATTGCTCCTTCTGTGGAGTCATCGTAAAAGACTGGAGTAATCCAGACATCTTTTCAAGAGTCGTCTCGGAGATGGATCTTGTAACAGACTGATGAGAAGAAAAATACTCTCCAGTTAGCAGTTCTTAGATAAAATTTACCAATATTTTCCGTCGACAAACCAAAAAGAATCAGTGTATGATGCAGAACAAATTGTGCCGACGTATCGAAAATAAGCTCCTGGGCGCACCAAACATTCAGAAATGGAAAGATTGGAAACAGTATGCAACTATGGCAAATTTTGAAGATCAAAAGCAGAACCAGTGGTATGCTAAGGTCTTACCTGTTCGCTGCTACCGGTGCCGTATTTGCCGTGAAGCTGCAAGGAACACCACTGCATTACAACATATCCAGAGATGCGCAAGGACTTAAATGCTCCGGTGAAACTCACCTTTATGAGAAAATCTGTAGGATCCAGCAGGAGGATTTTGGCTTCGAAATAGTGCGCGAGCGCCTTGGCGAGCATCTGCTGGTAAAGCTCTTCAAGAGAGGAACTTGGCCTTAGATTACTCGGTCCGAAGCAGCGGGAGTATGGTCAAGCAAAGTCCTTGAGCTGCTGTGATGAAGATGGTTTTTACCTGCAGGGCCTGACAGCAGAATCGCGCGGCTAGCAGGGGCGAGATTCCTGGTGTATTTGGAGATCTCTGCTTGCTTCAGGTGGACGTACGCGGCGCTCGTCAGCACGACGCGTGTTTGCTCACTGCAAAGGGGCGATTGAGGGGGTAAAAAGCAGAATTGTACACGCGAAAACAGAGCTTAGGGCGCGTAATCTATCAGTGAGCTAGTGTCATGCATGGTTGGCTGATCCAAGCAGATTTTGCTCATAAAACTGACAACATAGAGAGACTCTTCATGAGCTTTTGAACCCTCTGGGTTTCTCCTGCCTGTGATCCGAGTACCACCTTTCATGGAcatttcagaaaggaaaaaagacATTTCACTTCTTTCAGGAACGCAAAGCTCCATAAGGCCGAAAATTACACAAAAACACcgggtttttcttcttcttttacaTGCAAACTATGCAGTTCATATGTAACCACCTTTCATGGAAGTATTCACCAACTGGGTTTCTCCTGCCTGTGATCTGAGTTCTGACAGCATAGCGATTCTGTCACCACCTTTCATGGAcatttcagaaaggaaaaaagacATTTCACTTCTTTCAGTGACGCAAAGCTCCATGAGGCCGAATATTACACAAAAACTCCGGTTTTTTATTCTTCTTTTACATGCAAAATATGCAGTTCATATGTACATCTAATTCATGCACATCACACAGAGATGAGGGGACTTTCCCCACCAGAAGATCAGCCCAAAACATCTAGGACGATGGAAGGTGACGGGACAGCTTCTACAGTTCCATGCCTACGTGCCGAGAGAAAGAGAGATGAACTTTTTTGCGCCGGAAGGAGAACGTTACCTGAGGTAGTATGGGAACTCGTCGAAGGTGACCTTGCTGTCCctgccgtcgacgacgaggcggcggagctcgtgcTCCACCCGCTCCAGCGTCACCCCGGCCCGCGCCGGGCCTCCAGACCCTCCGCCCGACCACGGCGCGGATGCCAGCCCCAGCCCCACGCCGACGCCTATCCCGATCCCCACCGCCGACATCACCATGTGCTTCCCCTCCATGCCGGCCGGCCGGCTGAGCCTGAACTCCCTCCGACGGCGATGCGAACCAACGTTGAGCTAGCTAGCTTCTCCTCCTCCGCGGACCGCGCGCGGTGTCTGCACGAGAGTGGCTAAAAGAGATTGGAGAGATCAACGGGGgacggacgacgacgacgacagcaTCTGGCTAATAATGGATGGTTTTGGCGAGATGGATGGGAGGGGGAGCGGGAGGGGGTGGCGCAAGTGTCGGGCCTCTCACTCTTTCTGTTCGTTgcgctctgtgtgtgtgtgtgtgtgcagcgcTGTGCAGGTTTCTCGTATGTTCTTGGCTGCTTAGCCGCGGGAGGGGCAATGGGGGCTGGGCACGCGGGCGCGTACGTGTGCAGCGTGCTGGAGTATATGAAAGGAGGCGATGAGGATGAGCATGGGCGCGTGTGCATCATCGCGCTATTGTTGGAGAGGTGGCAATGGCATGCAGCATGGGGCATGGCACTATTGGATACAGGGACTCTGGCTTCCGCTGAATTATGCGCAGGTCTCAACAGGCACTCAAACTACAACGTGATTTCTTTTCAGAAGCCTTTCGTGTTTTTTTAGGGACAGAAGCCTTTCGTGTTAGAGATATATTTAGCTTACATATATTTGGTAGTCTATAATTTGTAATATGTCTCCTACCTTGTCTCTAGGAGAGGCGTCTTATTCTTCAAATCTTGTACTTAATATATACTCGTCTTCGAGGCTCAATAAcacatccatcatattccgcaacaatccctctctctcccttctaacatggtaccAGCCTAACCGATTCAACCCTAGCCATGACCCGCTGCTTCCGCTCCGGATTttttttcgct is from Triticum aestivum cultivar Chinese Spring chromosome 3A, IWGSC CS RefSeq v2.1, whole genome shotgun sequence and encodes:
- the LOC123060767 gene encoding uncharacterized protein: MEGKHMVMSAVGIGIGVGVGLGLASAPWSGGGSGGPARAGVTLERVEHELRRLVVDGRDSKVTFDEFPYYLSEQTRVVLTSAAYVHLKQAEISKYTRNLAPASRAILLSGPAELYQQMLAKALAHYFEAKILLLDPTDFLIKLHGKYGTGSSEQSVTRSISETTLEKMSGLLQSFTMTPQKEQSRGGMRRQSSMTDMKLRSSESTNSMPRLRRNASTSSDMSSLASQGPPSNSAPLRRSSSWTFDEKMLVQALYKVLHKVSKKSPIVLYIRDVEKFLQKSPKMFLLFEKLLAKLEGPVLLLGSRIVDMDFDDDELDDRLSALFPYNIDIKPPKNENCLVSWNSQLEEDMKIIQFQDNRNHITEVLAENDLECLDLGSICLSDTMGLSKYIEEIVVSAVSYHLMNHKDPEYRNGKLILSAKSLSHALEIFQENKVCDKDTMKLERHTDARKIAEKGIAPTAAKLETKPATLLPPAAPAAATPAPPPESKTEPKKPENPLPPAKLPEVPPDNEFEKRIRPEVIPANEIGVSFDDIGALEDIKESLQELVMLPLRRPDLFKGGLLKPCRGILLFGPPGTGKTMLAKAIANEAQASFINVSMSTITSKWFGEDEKNVRALFTLAAKVSPTIIFVDEVDSMLGQRNRAGEHEAMRKIKNEFMTHWDGLLSRPDQKILVLAATNRPFDLDEAIIRRFERRIMVGLPSVQNREMIMKRLLSKEKVDEGLDYKELATMTEGYTGSDLKNLCTTAAYRPVRELIQKERKKELEKMKLEKGGSPLDPSKIKQKDKEIILRPLNMADLKEAKNQVAASFAAEGSIMGELKQWNDLYGEGGSRKKEQLTYFL